The genomic stretch CCGGAAAGAGCTGAATGATGACGGAGTAGATTCGCGAAGAGGTAAGATCCAGCCAAAAGGACTCTCGGGAGGAGATTTCCAGGAAGGCCTCTACCACCTCAGGGGCAAACTTTTCCCCTATCTTGGAACCGATAGCCTTGCGGAGGCTTGGGGCCTGAAGAAGAACGGGACGGTTGCGCCAGATCATGGTTTCCAGGCGGTCGGCCAGTCGGATAATATTAGCCCCCAAAGGCAGAGGTTCGCCATCAACACCCCGGGCCTGTCCATAAGACCAATCCACATGATGATAACGGATAAATTCTGCGGCCCGCTGAAAGGGAGAAAACTCTCTCAGAATCAAATAGCCCAGCTCCATGTGGTGATGGATATTTTGCTTCTCCTCCTCAATGCGCAGGCCTTCTAGTTTTTCGCGGATGGTGAACAGGCCAATATCATGGAGACTGGCCGCATAAAGAAGACTCTCTATAGTGGCGGGGCTGAGGTCCAAGGCCCGGGCAATAGCCACCGAGGCATAGGTCACCCGTAGCTGATGGTCCACCAGCGAGGGATGAGCACAGTCCAGGGCATCTGCCAGCGAAAGGATAATCTTCTTCAGGGCAATAGTGGCCTCTTTCATCCTGTCTGTTTTTATCGGTTTAAAGTGGAAGACTCTTTAGGAGAGACGGTAAAAGCATCGACCGGAAAAAGGATAGGCTTTTAAGCGCCCTGAAGTTGTTAGGGCCTCGATGAGTTTTTCTACCTCGCCCGGTGAATAACCCAGAGCCATGGCCAGCTCCTGAACATCGGCAGGCCGGCGGCGCAAAAACTCCATTACGGCTTCCTCCGGGGGGATGTGGCTTCTGGCCCGAGCCACTCGATTTTTGGCGACGATGATTTCAGCTCGAGGGCCGAAGATGTTCTGGGCCTCCTCAAGCACTTGATAGGCTACGGGCCTGGCTCGAGAATCAGCCGGAGGGCGGACTACGGTATTTATCTGTATCTTGTCTGGATTTATAGCTTGGAGGGCCTCGGAGAGCCTTGTGAGCTCTTGCGGAGAATCGTTAATCCCAGAGGCCAGAAGAACCTCCAGCCAGATTTGCCCCCGGAACTCTCTTCGCAGCTGAACAAGCCCCTCGATGATAGATTCGATCTTCAAGCCAGGTGCCGGGCGGTTTATGGCCAAAAAAGCCTCTTGGCTGGCAGCATCCAGGCTGGGGAGCAGGATATCAAACCCCGTTACAGCCTCACGAACCTCCCTTAAAAAAAACAGGGAGCTGTTGGTCAAAAGACATAGTGGTTTTGAGGTCAGCCGACGAATCTCTTCTAGCAGTGAGGTCAGTTCTGTGTTGAGAGTAGGTTCTCCAGAGCCGGTGAGGGTAATGACATCCAGGTCCTTTACCTGCTTGAGGACTTCTTTTAGCTGGCTAATTATAATCTCTTTGGAGATGTAAGGGGCCCGTTGACAGGTAAGTTTGGTGGTGCGTCCTACCTCGCAATAAAGACAATCAAAGGAGCAGATCTTACTGGGGACCAGGTCCACCCCCAGAGAAAGCCCCAGACGTCTGGATTTCACCGGGCCAAAGACATATTGCATAGGAAAAAGATACCCCGACTGCTCTTTTGGTCAAGCCAATAGCCGTTTTCGGCGGGAAAGCCTTTTCCTGGCTGATCTTTTAGGTTAAAGATCTTAACTGACCGCATTTCAGCTCTTCCAGGAGGAGAATATGGGGAATCTTCACATCGGTCTTGATGTCGGCTCTGGCGGGGCCAAGATCGTTGTTCTTGATGACCAGGCCCAAATTCTCTTTGAGGATTATCGCCGCACCCATGGTCAGCCCATTCAGACGGCAAATGCCATGCTTAAAGAGATGGAAGAGGCCATTGGCGAAGCAAATTTTACCATTACCTGTACCGGTACCGCCGGGAAATTTCTGGCCCGACTCTTAGGGGTCAACTTTATAAACGAGGTTATCTGTCATACCAAAGGAGTGGAGTTCTTTCATCCCGAGGCCCGGACCATTATTGATATTGGTGGCGAGGATTCTAAGCTCATCTTTGTTGGTCATGGTCAGGACGGCCGCTTTTATATTGAAGACTTTGCCCTCAATACCATGTGTGCCGCGGGCACAGGGGCCTTTCTTGACCAACAGGCCGCCCGTTTAGGTTATTCTATAGAGGAATTTAGCCGGTTGGCCTTAAAGGCTAAGACTATCCCCCGAATCGCCGGTCGCTGCACGGTCTTCGCTAAGTCAGACATGATTCATCTCCAGCAGGCCGCTGTTCCCGACTATGAGATTATTGCCGGTCTATGTTTTGCCATTGTTCGTAACTTAAAGAGCAATATTGCCAAAGGTCGGCGTATCCGGCCTCCCCTTGTCTTCCAGGGAGGGGTGGCGGCCAATTATGGGGTGCGCCGGGCCTTTGTAGAGATTTTTCATCTCAAAGACGGTGAACTAATTATCCCTAAACACTTTGCTACTATGGGGGCTATCGGGGCTGCCCTTCACTCTCTGGAACAGGCCTCTTGGGCCAGCCCCTATCCAGGGCGTAAGCCTCTTATGGACTATCTCTCGGGAACCCGGGAGAAGACTAAACGGTTCCCCCCTCTTAAGTCACCTCAGGGACGTCCCCGGACTTTCTCCTCTCAGGATGAGGCCCCATCTGGCCCCATTGAGGCCTATCTTGGTATAGACGTAGGTTCTGTTTCCACCAAGGTGGTGATTATCGACAAAAATCTTCGGCTCTTAGCCAAGAAGTACCTTTACTCTTCTGGAAGGCCTCTTGAGGCCATTAAAGAGGCCTTAGAGGCCATTTCCCGGGATCTTCCCCCAGAGGTAGAGATTTGCGGGGTGGGCACCACTGGTTCGGGGCGTTATCTAACGGGGGATTTTGTTGGAGCTGATATTATTCGTAATGAGATCACAGCCCAGGCCACAGCAGCCGCAGCCGTAGATCCCGAAGTGGACACCATTATCGAGATCGGGGGGCAGGATTCGAAATTCATCCGTCTGGAGAGAGGAACTATAGTAGACTTTAACATGAACAAGGCCTGCGCTGCTGGAACCGGTTCCTTCCTTGAAGAGCAAGCCGTCCGACTGGGTATTTCGATTGAAGACTTTGGCAGATTGGCCTTAAAAAGTCAGGCTCCGGTGAAGATGGGGGAACGGTGTACAGTCTTTATGCAGAGTGACCTTGTCCATTATCAACAGCGAGGCATCCCTAAGGAGGACCTTTGTGCCGGTCTTTGTTACGCCATTGTCTATAACTACCTTACTAAGGTGGTGGAAAAGCGTCCCCTTGGTCGGAAGGTCTTTTATCAGGGGGCCACGGCCCTTAATCCTGGTGTAGTGGCCGCCTTTGAGGCTGTGCTGGGGCAAGAAGTGATTGTTCCACCCCATAACGAGGTTACCGGGGCCATCGGGGTGGCCATATTGGCTATGCGAGAGCGAAACTGGGCGAAGAGTCGTTTTCGGGGGTTTGATCTCTCTAAGGTCTCTTATGAGATCTCCTCTTTTGAATGCCAGGCCTGCCCCAATTGCTGTGAAATCAGGAAGGTCTCCATAGAGGGCCGGCCGCCACTCTTTTATGGAGGGCGGTGCGAAAAGTACGAAACCAAGCGGATCACCAAACAAGAAGCTATCCCTGATCTGGTAAGCGAGAGGGAGGCCCTCCTTCTCTCTTATCTTGACCAGGACACGGAAGGGAAAGTAATCGGGATTCCTAGGACTCTTTTCTTTTTAGAGTGGCTACCCTTTTTTGCCACCTTGTTTCAGGAGCTGGGATACCGAGTAGTGGTCTCTGGGCCTACCAACAAGCGCCTGGTAGCTCGAGGAATCGAATCCATGGTGAATGAAACCTGTTTCCCTATCAAGGTGGCCCATGGCCACGTGATTGATCTCATCGAACAGGGAATAAAGACCATCTTTTTACCCCAGATAAGTGATCTTCCTTCAGGTCATCCCCGGCTGCCTTCCGGACATGTCTGTCCCTATTGTCAGAGTCTGGCTTGGACTATCCATGCGGCGGTGGACTTCAACGCCCACGGAGTTAAGGTTATTCAGCCGGTGCTTCATTTTGGTGATAAAAAGACCCTGGCTGGTGATCTCCGGCAACTGGCCAAAATGCTCAAATTAAGGCCGGCCAGGGTGGAAAAGGCGGCTCGAAAGGCCTTTGAGGCTCAGAAAGATTTCTGGAACCGTCTGAAGAAAAGGGGCCAGGAGATTCTTAACGGTCTTAAAGATGGAGAGAAGGCTATAGTGATTGTTGGGCGGCCTTATAATGCCCTTGACCCCGGATCAAATCTTTATATTCACAAGAAACTTCTTGATCTGGGAGTCAAAGCCATCCCGATCGACTTTTTGCCTCTTGATGAGATCAACCAAGATTTAGATGAAATTGCCCAGGTCTATTGGCGTTATGGGCAAAAGATCCTCTCGGCGGCCGTTTTCTGCCGGGAGCATCCGGCCCTCTTCCCCATCTTCATTACCAACTTTGCCTGTGGTCCAGACTCCTTTATCCTTCATTTCTTCAAAGATCACCTAGGTGATAAGCCCTTTCTTGAACTGGAAATAGATGAACATTCAGCCGATGCTGGAGTCCTTACCCGCATCGAGGCCTTTTTGGACAGCCTGGGTGAGGCCCGGACAGGCAAGCGTCCTGAAAAAAGGCCCAGACGTCAGCCCCGACCCACCGATGGCCGGATCCTCTATGTTCCCTATATGTGTGATCATTCTCACTCTTTGGCGGCGGCCTTTAGGGCCTGTGGCCTTGAGGCCCAGGTGCTCCCGGTATCCGATGAAGAGGCCCTGCGTCTGGGTCGGGAGTATACTTCAGGTAAGGAATGTTATCCGGCCGTTCTTACCACCGGTGACATGATAAAAATGACTCGTCAGAAGGAGTTTGATCCTGATCGGGCGGCCTTTTTTATGCCGTCAGGGACAGGTCCCTGCCGCTTTGGTCAGTATAATCGGCTTCATCGAGCCATCCTGGATGAGTTGGGCTACTCTTCTGTACCCATCTACTCTCCTAATCAGAGCTACACCCTTTATGAAGAGATGGGTATGGTGGGTAAGGACTTTACCCGCTTAGCCTGGCAGGGTGTGGTAGCTGTGGATGTCCTGGACAAAATGCGGCGGGAGATCAGACCGTATGAGACCGCGGCCGGGATGACTGATCAATGCTACCAACATTATTTAGAGCGGATATGCCAGGCCATTGAGAAGCGAGAGGATCTGGTGGCTGTACTTATGGAGGCCAGGGAGGCCTTTGAACATATTCCTGCCTCCGGTCGCGGCAAACGGCCCATTGTGGGGATCGTCGGAGAGATCTACACCAGGGCCAATGACTTTGCCAATGAAAACATCATTCGGACTTTAGAGGCTTTGGGGGCCGAAGTCTGGACTCCAACCATCTCAGAGTGGATTCTTTACGTAAACTTTACGGCCAAACGCCGGGCCAGGAGACATAATCAGTGGCGTCACTACGCCAAACTTCTTATCGAGCACAAGGTGCAGGTAAGTGATGAAAAACGATTCGAGCAGGTGGTAGAAGGCCTGGTGCGTTCAGTGCCAGAGCCTGATGCCGCTGAGCTGGTGGAATGGGCCAGTGCCTACGTGAGCCCGGAGTTTGAGGGAGAGGCCATTTTGTCGGTAGGAAAATCCCTGGATTATATCCTCCGGGGAGTCCACGGTATTGTTAATGTCATTCCTTTTACCTGCATGCCCGGGGCCATTGCCGCCGCCCTGCTTAAACGTCTTAAGGAGGAGCATCAAAACATTCCCTGCATTACTCTGGCCTACGATGGTCAGCGGGAGACAACTACTATCACTAGGTTGGAGGCCTTCATCTACCAGGTAAACCAGTTTCGCGAAAGGCGTCTGAGAGCGGCGGCGTAATCATGGCCAAGGAGGGCCGTCGAAGTAAGCCCAAGAAGGTTGTCCTCATTAATGCCGACCAACCGGAGGAGATCCGGGTGGCCCTGGTGGAGGACGGCCGTCTGGAGGCCTTTGATCTGGAAACAATAGTCCGGGAACATACCCGGGGCAACATCTACAAGGGCCGGATTGTTAATATCGAGCCCAGCCTTCAGGCCGTTTTTGTGGATATTGGTAGCCGACGAAATGCCTATCTGTCTTTTGATGAGATTCACCCTGAGTACTACGGTTATGCGGCGGTAAATAAGGGGGGACGCAGTCGCCTCTCAGAATTTCTGGAAGTAGGCCAGGAGATTCTGGTTCAGATAGTTAAGGAAGAGACACCTACCAAGGGGGCCAATGTAACCACTTATCTGGCCATACCCGGACGTTATACCGTACTTATGCCCGGAAATTCGGCCACCGGGGTCTCTCGTAAAATTGAAGACGAGGCTGAAAGGAAAAGACTAAAAGAGATTATTCTCTCCTTTGATCTTCCAGAGGGAGTAGGGGCAGTAGTCCGGACAGCCAGTGCCGGGGTGCCAAAGAGAGAGATACATAAAGATCTCCGTTATCTTCTACGGCTTTGGCGAGAGATTAAACGTCGGGCGGCCACCATGGAGCCCCCGGCGCTTCTTTACAAGGATCAAGACGTTATCATTCGCTTTCTGCGAGATTATCTGACCGCTGATGTAAGCGAGATCCTGGTGGATAGCAAAGAGGCCTACAAAAAGGTCAAGGACTTTCTCAAAATAATCTCTCCTCGTCAGAGCAAGGTGGTGCGTCTCTTTCGCAAAAGGCAGCCCATTTTCAGCCTCTACGGACTTGAAGAGCAAATCGAAAGTATTTACCAGCCTAAAGTAGAGCTTCCCTCCGGAGGCACCCTAATCATTGAACCTACAGAGGCCCTGGTGGCCATTGATGTCAATTCAGGCAAAAACATCCAGGGTGAAAATCTGGAGGAGGTATCCTTTAAGACCAATCTGGAAGCGGCCGGGGAGATTGCCCGCCAGTTACGGCTTCGAGATCTGGGGGGGTTAATTGTCATTGATTTCATCGATATGAAGAACCCTCGCCATCGTCGAGAAGTGGAGAAACATCTGCGAGAGAGCCTCAAAAAAGATCGGGCCAAGGTGGATATGACCAGGATCTCCAAGTTTGGAGTCTTGGAACTGGCTCGACAAAAGCTTAAGGCCCCCATTGTCTGGGGAAGCCACCGTCTGTGCCCATATTGTCGAGGTGAGGGAATGATTCGGACTGTGGAAACCCTGGCCCTTTCTCATCTACGGCGATTGCGGGCCAAAATGGCCAGCAGTGGTCCGGCCCTGTTCCGTCTGACCGTTCCTTCTGAGGTCGCCTTTTACCTTCTTAACCGCAAAAGGAAAGAACTTCTTGAGTTAGAAGAAGAATACCAGGGCCACATTGAGATAGAGGCCTCAAAGGAGATGTTCCCTGAAGATGGAAAAATAGATACCTTTCCCCTGACCTGATTATCCCCAGACCTTTTGTCGTAGATAGTGTTCTGTCTTAAGGATGGCCCGATCCTTTATGAAACGGACAATCTCCGTGGGGTCATCAAGGAGTTGGACGATGTCCATATCTTCTGGAGAAATCATTCCTTCCTCAAGCACCCTCTTTTTCAACCACTCAAAGAGACCAGCCCAATAGTCACTGCCAACGATGACTACTGGAACGGGTCTGATCTTATGGGTTTGAACCAAAGTGACCGCCTCAAAGAGTTCGTCCATAGTACCAAAGCCACCAGGGAAACAGACAAAGGCCACGGCGTACTTGACCATCATCACCTTGCGGACAAAGAAATAGCGAAACTCCAGTTTGACGTTGGAGTAAGGATTGGGCTGTTGTTCCATGGGGAGCTTGATGTTAAGGCCTATACTATTGCCCCCAGCCTCAGCTGCGCCCTTGTTGGCGGCCTCCATGATTCCAGGGCCACCGCCGGTAAGGACAGAAAACCCCTCTTTTACCAGAAGGCGCGCTACTTCCTCGGCCTTTTGATAATAAGGATGGTCGGGTTTTACCCTGGTAGATCCAAAAAGGGTTACGGCGGGATAGTAATGGGGCAGGACCTCAAAGCCATCTACAAACTCGGCAATAATCCGAAAAAGACGCCAGCACTCCCGAGCGTGAAGTCCATTTAGGACATATTGATTGAGACGATCTTCTTCAGACATTGTTCCTCCTCAATCCAGGTTCTCCATCGGAGGTTATATATTCTTCTTCGCACAGATCCTTATAGACCTTAAAGGCCACCGGACGCTCTCCCAAGATCCTAAAAAGCATGGTCTCAAGCAGCCGCTCTCCGTGCCTGAGGAGGCGGAAATCTATATTTAATGCCTCAATAGGCCAGAGGGAAGCCCGGGCTAGATCCCGAAGATATTTGAGAAGGGGCCAGGGTAGGGAGTGGGCCCCTCCCTGATAACATCGAAGACAGATAAGGCCACCGTCTTCAGGGCTAAAGTAGGCCTGCTTACCCTCTACTCTTTTTTGGCAACGCCGGCAGCCCCAAAGCTCTGGTCCGAACCCGGCCACTATAAGCGTCCGGAGCAGAAAAAAAAGATGGAGTCTTTCCGGAGCAAGCCCCCGATTAAGACCAGAGAGAACCAGAGCCAGAAGATCAAATAGCTCCGGCTCCTTCAGGCCTGGTTTTAAAAGCCTTTCGGTGACTTCCAGCCACAAGGAGGCCAGAGCAAAGGACCGCCAACTCTGGCGGATACCGGGGAAGGGATCAAGAAGATCGGCGGCCTCAAGGAGAGGCAGGCTCCCTCGACCACGTCTGATAACGGCCCGAATTAACCCCGGGCTCTCTAGAGTATTGACAAAACGTTTTTGGCTCCTTTTGGCCCCTTTCGCTATAACGGTTACCTTGCCTAAACTGCGACTAAAGAGGGTGATTATTCGATCACTTTCTCCGAAATCACTACCACTTAAAACCAAAGATCTAGTTATTCGATGCATGAGGGATCTGACATCTAGGACCACCAAAGCCCTCGGGGGCGCAAATCTGATTGTGAGGCCCTAAATTCTGAATAAGAGGGAGAACAGTGGTGGGGAGTGTGAATTCCTCCTCCGGCGGAAGTTCAGGAGGTGAAGGAGATATCAGAAGATCGGCTTTATCGTTTAACCTTTGAGGAATTTGAGAACTAGTGGCCTCAGGGACGATAGGAGACATCTTTTTGGTCTGCCAGAGCCGAAAACCAAGGACAAAGGCAACAACGATAACTACCAGGATGACTACAAGCCAGAGCCATTTTTTGGATCTGGACCCTAGGGAGACCTTTTCTTCATCTCCTGAGATTTGGACAACGTATTCGTCATCTTCCTCCTCTTTGGGAGGGTTGGCCAAGGTCTCATAACGAAGAATGACTTCGTTGGGATCAAGGCCAATTACCTGGGCATAATTGCGGATAAAACCCCGGACAAAGACCTGAGCCGGTAGCTTACCCCAATCCTCAGCCTCAATTGCTGCCAGAATGGAGACCGAAATTTTGGTCTCTTCAGCAATGGTCTCAAGGCTTATGCCCCGCAGCTCCCTTTCTCGTTTTAGATATTCACCAAAAGTCTCTTTGGCCATCAGAGGAGAACCTCGATATAAGATTGACTTCGTAGCTCTTTAAGCCATTGTTTGAAACGCTGGTCAACCTTTTCCTGATAAAGTTTTCGCCTGATTTCATCCTTGACGGCAGAAAGGGGCTTCTTGACCTCCTCATCTAAGGCCTTAAGCCGAATGATCTGGATAATTCCGGGGCCCTTTATAATTCCGGAGTATTCTCCCGGAGTGAGGGTTTTGACCACTTCTCGGACCTCAGGGGAGAGATCCTTGAGGTCAAAGTAACCCAGATCTCCTCCGTCTTTGGCCGTGGGGAGTTCAGAGTAGCGACGAGCCACCTCGGCGAAGGGAACCCCCTTTTCTAGTTCTTTCAAGGCTGCCTGGGCCTTGGCCATTTTTTTCTTTTCCTCCGAAGGATTCCGGACCAAAAAGCCTATTTGTTGAAGAAAAAAGCGTTTATGTCCGCTAACGTAATGTTTTTTCCAGTATTCTTTAATCTCTTCATCGGTGACTACAATTCGCCCCTTTACTTGAACATTAACCAACTTGAGACGGAGAAGCTGATCGGCCAAGCGTTGGCGATACTCCTGAGGATCAATTCCTTGGGCCTTAAGGCGTTCTTGAAATTCGGAAAGAGTTAAACCGTTTTCTCGGGCCATGTTCTCCATGGCTGATTCAATCTCGGCCGGGGTTACCTTAATCCCTAGACGTTTGGCCTCTTCTCGAGTCAGCTCCTCATCTATGAGTTGCTGGAGAACCTGATGGCGGATCCTTTCTAACAAAGCTTCCCTTTCAGTTGGGTCAATGCTCCGGGAGAGAAACTTTTGGTAGTAGGGTGCGGCAGCCTGGTCAAGCTCTGAGAGGGTGATAACCTGATCATTAACCACAGCCACCACCCGGTCCACCACTTTGGCCGAAGAAGGAAATGGCCACAGGAGAACGATCCACAGCCACCAAGTGCTAAATATGATCCTCTGATGCCACATTCTTTTAATGCCTAACATTTTCACCTCTTTTGCTCAAGTTCTTGAAGAATAGAAAGTGTTTCTTCAAAGATTTTATCTCCTTTTAGACGGACAAAGAGCCGGCCTTCAGGGGTGAGTTTGACGCCCTTTCGCTTTTGACTAAGGGCCAAAATCCGATCCGGATCAAGGCGGGTCTCTTCATCTACAGATAAGACCACCTGGTGATCGGCCCGGTCAAGCCTTTTGATCTTAAGGGCTTTGAGGAGAAGTTTTAGCCTCTGAAGTCGAAAAAGGTTTTCAACCTCCTGAGGCAGTGGTCCATAGCGATCTAGCAACTCTTCTTTCAGATGAGAGATCCCCTCCTCATCCCGACAAAGGGCCAGGCGGCGGTAGAGAAGAAGGCGTTGATCCACGTCCGGAACATAGCTCTGGGGAATGAAGGCCGGCAGTCGAAAGTTTACCTCTGGTTCAAAATCCTCTTCCGGGGCCTCTCCTTTGAGTTCCTCAATGGTTTTTTGAAGGATTTCCAGATAGAGATCGTAACCCACGGCAGCGATGTGGCCGGATTGAGAGGTGCCTAAAAGGTTCCCGCCTCCTCGGATTTGAAGGTCGGAGAGGGCCAGTTTAAAGCCTGCCCCCAACTGACTAAAATCCATAAGGGCTCGCAGTCTTTTCCGGGCATCTTCGGAAAGATCGCTAAGAGAGGGAACCAGGAGATAGCAGTAGGCCTGCTCCTCCGCCCGGCCTACCCGACCGCGAAGCTGATATATTTCAGCTAAACCTAAACGATCGGCCCGATTAATAATGATGGTATTGGCACTGGGAATATCTAGACCACTCTCAATAATGGTGGTGGAGACCAGAACATCTATTTCGTGCCGGAGGAAGCGGATCATGATCCGTTCAAGTTCCTCCGGTGGCATCTGACCGTGGGCAACCTCTATTCTGGCCTCCGGAACTAGACGTCGCAGATATTCAGCCAGGGAGTGAATTCCCTTTACTCGGTTGTGAACAAAAAAGACCTGCCCCCCTCGTCTCAACTCTCGCCTTATGGCCTCTCGAACTATGGCTTCCTCAAACTTGGCAATGTAGGTCTTGATGGGAAGCCTTCCCTCGGGAGGGGTGTTGATGACAGAAAGATCACGGACCCCCAGAAGAGAGAGCTGAAGGGTCCGGGGAATGGGAGTGGCCGTCAGGGTCAGGACATCCACGGTGCTCTTGAGTTTTTTGAGACGTTCTTTATGTCGGACACCAAAACGGTGTTCTTCGTCAATGATAAGCAGTCCCAAGTTCTTAAAGCCCACATCGGCTTGAAGCAATCTGTGGGTCCCGATGACTACATCTATTTGGCCACTTTTGAGCTCAGCGATGATCTTGCGCTGTTCTTTGGGACTTTTGAGGCGAGACAAGCCAGCCACCCGGACCCCAAAGGGAGAAAGTCTTGAGGAGAAAGTTCGCAGATGCTGTTCGGCCAAAAGGGTGGTGGGTACCAAGACCGCTACTTGGCGGCCGTCGGAGACGGCCAGCATGGTTGCCCTCAGGGCGACTTCGGTCTTGCCGTAGCCGACATCGCCACAGACGAGACGATCCATGGGACGTTCGCTTTGCATATCTGCCAGCACTTCCTCGATGGCCGCTGCTTGGTCAGGTGTTTCTTCATAGGGGAAGGCTGCTTCAAACTCCTGGAAAAGGGCCGAGGGTGGCGCAAAGGCGTGTCCTCGTCGGACCTTCCGGGCGGCATATAGTTCCAAGAGTTCTTGAGCCACTTCGGCGATGGCCCGGGCCACCTTCTTTTTGGTTGTCTGCCAGCTTTTGCCCCCAAGCCGATCAACCCTGGGTTCATGTCCCTCGATTCCGATGTATTTTTGGACCAGAGAAAGACGATCCACCGGAAGGTAGAGTTTGTCGCCGTCTTTATAAGAAAGCAGCAGAAACTCACCTGGAATTCCCTGAAGATCAAGCTGAACAAGCCCTTCATACCGGCCAATACCGTGATCGCGATGGACTATGTAATCCCCGGGACGGAGTTCTTCCAATTTGAGCTCTTCAAGGAGCCTCTCGCGCCCCCGGCCTCGAGGCTGGAGTCGATGTCTTGTCCCTAAAAGTTCCTCCTCGGAGATCACCCATAAGGCTAACTCTGGCCAGTAGAAACCACTTCCTAGGGAGCCAATGACTATCTCAACCCGGCTCTGGGCTTTAAGCTTTAAGGGGGCCGAGCAGATGGGTATGGAAACTCCCTCAAGGGGACCGGTTTCTAATAGATTTTTAAGCCTTTCGGCCGTCCGTTGGCTGGGTGAGGCCAGGATCACCGAGTCTCCCTCATCAAGGACACGGGCGACCTCCTCTCGTAAGATTTCAAGGGCCTGGTGGGGACGGGCCTTAATTTTAAGGGCCAGATCAGAGCTGTCTTTTATGTCAAGTTCGAGATCTTCATTTCCTTCAGCTAATGAAGGAAGTTCAAGAAAGGCCCTGGCCTTGATCTCCCGCCAAAACTCTTCCGGGCTAAGAAAACTCTCGAAGGCCTCAACCAGAAGTCTCTCTTTAGCCCTTTCAAAAAAACCCCTTATCCTTTCAGCCTCGTCTTTTACCGCTCCCTCAATAGCCGCTGGCTCCACCAAGACAATGGCGGCTTCTTCTGGCAGATAGTCAAAAAGGCTCTGAGGATGCGGATAAAGCAAAGGAAGATAGTGTTCTGGAGTCTCAAGGAGTCTTTGGGCGGAAAGGTTTTCAAGAAGGGTGTAGATCATCTGCCCAGGGGCAGAGAACTTCTCGGCCCGGGAAATTATCCTTTTTTTGGCCCCTTCAATAACCTCAGAGGAGCAAAAAAGCTCTGAGGCCGGCAGAATAGTGGCCTCTTCAAGGTGTTCTAAGGATCTTTGGGAGACCGGATCAAAAACTCTGATTGACTCCAGGGTGTCTCCCCAAAAGTCTAATCTCAATGGTTCTGTGTAGAGGGGAGGGAATAGATCTACCAAGGCCCCCCTGACACTCATTTCTCCCCGGCCTTGAACCAGCCCGACCTGTTGATAGCCCCCCTCTATCAACCGTCTAAGGAAGGCCTCCCGGGGAATTTCCTCTTCCGGGAGGAGATAATCGGCGGCTTCATCGAGTATCTTTTGGGGAATGGTGCGCCTGAGGAGGGCTGATACAGAGGCT from Thermosulfuriphilus ammonigenes encodes the following:
- a CDS encoding TIGR00730 family Rossman fold protein: MSEEDRLNQYVLNGLHARECWRLFRIIAEFVDGFEVLPHYYPAVTLFGSTRVKPDHPYYQKAEEVARLLVKEGFSVLTGGGPGIMEAANKGAAEAGGNSIGLNIKLPMEQQPNPYSNVKLEFRYFFVRKVMMVKYAVAFVCFPGGFGTMDELFEAVTLVQTHKIRPVPVVIVGSDYWAGLFEWLKKRVLEEGMISPEDMDIVQLLDDPTEIVRFIKDRAILKTEHYLRQKVWG
- the recO gene encoding DNA repair protein RecO translates to MVLDVRSLMHRITRSLVLSGSDFGESDRIITLFSRSLGKVTVIAKGAKRSQKRFVNTLESPGLIRAVIRRGRGSLPLLEAADLLDPFPGIRQSWRSFALASLWLEVTERLLKPGLKEPELFDLLALVLSGLNRGLAPERLHLFFLLRTLIVAGFGPELWGCRRCQKRVEGKQAYFSPEDGGLICLRCYQGGAHSLPWPLLKYLRDLARASLWPIEALNIDFRLLRHGERLLETMLFRILGERPVAFKVYKDLCEEEYITSDGEPGLRRNNV
- a CDS encoding helix-turn-helix domain-containing protein, with protein sequence MAKETFGEYLKRERELRGISLETIAEETKISVSILAAIEAEDWGKLPAQVFVRGFIRNYAQVIGLDPNEVILRYETLANPPKEEEDDEYVVQISGDEEKVSLGSRSKKWLWLVVILVVIVVAFVLGFRLWQTKKMSPIVPEATSSQIPQRLNDKADLLISPSPPELPPEEEFTLPTTVLPLIQNLGPHNQICAPEGFGGPRCQIPHASNN
- a CDS encoding SurA N-terminal domain-containing protein — encoded protein: MLGIKRMWHQRIIFSTWWLWIVLLWPFPSSAKVVDRVVAVVNDQVITLSELDQAAAPYYQKFLSRSIDPTEREALLERIRHQVLQQLIDEELTREEAKRLGIKVTPAEIESAMENMARENGLTLSEFQERLKAQGIDPQEYRQRLADQLLRLKLVNVQVKGRIVVTDEEIKEYWKKHYVSGHKRFFLQQIGFLVRNPSEEKKKMAKAQAALKELEKGVPFAEVARRYSELPTAKDGGDLGYFDLKDLSPEVREVVKTLTPGEYSGIIKGPGIIQIIRLKALDEEVKKPLSAVKDEIRRKLYQEKVDQRFKQWLKELRSQSYIEVLL
- the mfd gene encoding transcription-repair coupling factor encodes the protein MIVPDQDLARQVSRDLSFFFEAPVRHFPTYDAPPFASLVPEPEAAAGRLATLYELAKSPEPPLIVASVSALLRRTIPQKILDEAADYLLPEEEIPREAFLRRLIEGGYQQVGLVQGRGEMSVRGALVDLFPPLYTEPLRLDFWGDTLESIRVFDPVSQRSLEHLEEATILPASELFCSSEVIEGAKKRIISRAEKFSAPGQMIYTLLENLSAQRLLETPEHYLPLLYPHPQSLFDYLPEEAAIVLVEPAAIEGAVKDEAERIRGFFERAKERLLVEAFESFLSPEEFWREIKARAFLELPSLAEGNEDLELDIKDSSDLALKIKARPHQALEILREEVARVLDEGDSVILASPSQRTAERLKNLLETGPLEGVSIPICSAPLKLKAQSRVEIVIGSLGSGFYWPELALWVISEEELLGTRHRLQPRGRGRERLLEELKLEELRPGDYIVHRDHGIGRYEGLVQLDLQGIPGEFLLLSYKDGDKLYLPVDRLSLVQKYIGIEGHEPRVDRLGGKSWQTTKKKVARAIAEVAQELLELYAARKVRRGHAFAPPSALFQEFEAAFPYEETPDQAAAIEEVLADMQSERPMDRLVCGDVGYGKTEVALRATMLAVSDGRQVAVLVPTTLLAEQHLRTFSSRLSPFGVRVAGLSRLKSPKEQRKIIAELKSGQIDVVIGTHRLLQADVGFKNLGLLIIDEEHRFGVRHKERLKKLKSTVDVLTLTATPIPRTLQLSLLGVRDLSVINTPPEGRLPIKTYIAKFEEAIVREAIRRELRRGGQVFFVHNRVKGIHSLAEYLRRLVPEARIEVAHGQMPPEELERIMIRFLRHEIDVLVSTTIIESGLDIPSANTIIINRADRLGLAEIYQLRGRVGRAEEQAYCYLLVPSLSDLSEDARKRLRALMDFSQLGAGFKLALSDLQIRGGGNLLGTSQSGHIAAVGYDLYLEILQKTIEELKGEAPEEDFEPEVNFRLPAFIPQSYVPDVDQRLLLYRRLALCRDEEGISHLKEELLDRYGPLPQEVENLFRLQRLKLLLKALKIKRLDRADHQVVLSVDEETRLDPDRILALSQKRKGVKLTPEGRLFVRLKGDKIFEETLSILQELEQKR